CATTTGGAAAATATGATGCGGTCATTCCGGAAGTGAACGGGAATGCTTTTATCACGGGGAAGAATACATTTTGGATTAATCCGGACGATCCTTTAAAAGATGGATTTATTTTAAGATAAAAATGAATTATAAAGTGAAATTTGTAAAAAGTAAAATATCCTTGTTCATAACACTATTATCCATTGGATTAACGGGCTGTTCATCAAAAGTGAATTACCTCGAAACATCCACAAAACAATACGGTCAATTGATTGAATTTGTTGGTGATTCTTTGGGCCATCCGCGGACACTGAATGATGATGGATCAACAAAATTAGTGAATACAGACGATTGGACCAGTGGATTTTGGCCCGGAAGTTTATGGTACTTGTATGAGCTTACCGATGACGAGAAATGGAGAAATGAAGCACAGAGGTTTACGGTAAATATGGCGGAACAGCAGTTTAAAAACATTAACCATGATATTGGTTTTAAAATGAATTGCAGTTATGGGAATGGCTACCGTTTGACCCAAAACCCTGATTATGTTGATGTTTTGATTCAAAGTGCCAAGACATTAGCTTTACGGTTTGACCCCAATGTGGGATGTATTCGTTCCTGGGATTTCAATCAGCACATTTGGGGTTACCCAGTTATTATTGACAACATGATGAATCTTGAATTGTTATTCAAGGCAACAAAATTAAGTGGAGATTCAATCTATTATCACATTGCTGTTTCCCATGCAGAAACAACATTGAAAAACCATTTTAGGCCTGACAACAGTTCATATCACGTAGTGGATTATAATCAGGAAACAGGAGCAGTCTGGGGAAATTTCACCCATCAAGGTTTTTCCAGATCATCCGCGTGGGCTCGAGGACAAGCATGGGGCCTATATGGATTTACCATGACCTATCGTGAAACTGGGGATAAACGGTTTTTAGATCAAGCAAAAAAGATTGCTGATTTTATTTTGAATCACCCAAATCTTCCGAATGATCTCGTACCCTATTGGGATTTTAATGCAGGGAATATTCCGGAGGAGCCAAGAGATGTTTCCGCTGCTGCAATTATTTGTTCTGCTCTTTTTGAATTGAGCGAACACCTTGGGGATGAAGGAAATCCATACCTTAAAAAAGCACAAGAGCAATTGCATAACTTATCTAATCGTACCTATTTGGCCAAAGTTGGGTCTAACGGAAATTTCCTTTTGAAGCATGCAGTTGGTAGTATCCCTCATGGCGCAGAAGTGGATAAACCATTAAACTATGCAGATTATTATTTCCTTGAAGCCCAAGTCCGGAATAAAAATTTTACATTTAATTAAATATTTCTTTTTACTAAAGTATAACTGGTAAAAATTTAATTCCCTATATTGTTCAACTATTTGAGAATTTGAAAGGCTCATTATGAAATCACCAATGAATAGAAGAGATTTTATTAAAAGTACAGCCATTGCTGGCGCAGCCGCATCAATGATGCCAACATCATTATTCGGATCATCATCAAGCAAACTTCAGATTGGGGTTATTGGTACTGGATTTAGGGGCCAAGGTATGGTTGGGTTACTGCTCAATCGTCCCGATGTAGATATTCCTGTAATTTGCGATATTGACGACCGTATGTTAGAAATGGTGCTAAAAGTTTTTGCCAAGCAAGGACGACCCGTTCCCAAAATATATAAAGATGGTCCCGAGGATTTTCGCAATATGGTGGCGAAAGAAGATTTAGATGGGGTATATATTGCCACCCCTTGGGAATGGCACCATCCCATGGCAATGGCAGCCATGGAGAATGGCCTTCATGTCGGGACAGAAGTGCCGGCAGCCCTCACGGTAAAAGAATGTTGGGACTTGGTGAATACATCTGAAAAGACCGGCAAACTGTGTATGATTATGGAAAATGTAAATTATCGCAGGGATATTATGGCCGTCCTCAATATGGTTCGCCAGGGATTGTTTGGTGAATTACTTCACTGCCAAGGCGGATACCAACATGACCTTCGCCATGTGAAATTTAATAATGGCGAAGGTGCTTACGGCGGCGGAGTGGAATTCGGTGAAAAAGGATTTTCTGAAGCCAAATGGCGAACGCAGCATTCGGTGGATAGAAATGCTGATTTATATCCAACCCATGGATTAGGGCCAGTGAGTCCCATGTTAGACATTAATCGTGGAAATAAAATGATCCATCTGACTTCCACGGCGACCCAATCTCGAGGCCTCCACAAATATGTGGTTGAAAATGGGGGAGAAGATCATCCCAACGCAAAAGTGGATTTCAAATTAGGTGATGTGGTGACTACGGTGATTAAGTGCGCCAATGGTCAGACCATTATGTTAAGCCATGATACCAATTCACCTAGACCGTACTCATTGAACTTTCGCGTTCAAGGGACACAAGGCATTTGGATGAAAGATAATAAATCTATTTATATCGAAGGTACGAGTCCCCAAGCCCATCGCTGGGAATCTGATGAGGAATATTTGAAAAAGTACGATCATCCGCTGTGGAAAAAGTTTGAAGATCAAGCATCCGGTGCCGGCCATGGTGGTATGGATTTCTTTGTTGTAAGAGCTTTTGTTGAAGCATTAAAAGGCGATCAAACCCCAGTGATTGATGTGTATGATGCAGTCAGTATGAGTGTGATTGTTCCGCTGTCAGAAAAATCAATTCGATTGGATAGTACATCGGTGAAGATCCCCGATTTTACACGGGGAAAGTGGAAAACAAATAAACCCATCTTTGGGCTGGATGATCGGTATTAAAAATATTTAAATAGAGAAATCACCATGATATTATCTTCATTAGACTGGACAATCGTTGGCGCATATTTCGCCCTTTCATTATTCGTAGGCCTTTGGGTTTCAAGACAGGCTGGTCAGGATACAAAATCCTTCTTTTTAGCAGGGCGGAATATGCCTTGGTGGCTTTTGGGTGTCTCAATGGTGGCCACAACATTTTCCACCGATACGCCGAACTTGGTTACGGACCTCGTGCGACAGAATGGTGTATCCGGAAATTGGGGTTGGTGGGCCTTTTTGCTTACGGGCATGCTGACTGTTTTTGTTTATGCCAAACTATGGCGCCGTTCAGATGTGTTAACTGAT
This DNA window, taken from Candidatus Neomarinimicrobiota bacterium, encodes the following:
- a CDS encoding glucuronyl hydrolase; translated protein: MNYKVKFVKSKISLFITLLSIGLTGCSSKVNYLETSTKQYGQLIEFVGDSLGHPRTLNDDGSTKLVNTDDWTSGFWPGSLWYLYELTDDEKWRNEAQRFTVNMAEQQFKNINHDIGFKMNCSYGNGYRLTQNPDYVDVLIQSAKTLALRFDPNVGCIRSWDFNQHIWGYPVIIDNMMNLELLFKATKLSGDSIYYHIAVSHAETTLKNHFRPDNSSYHVVDYNQETGAVWGNFTHQGFSRSSAWARGQAWGLYGFTMTYRETGDKRFLDQAKKIADFILNHPNLPNDLVPYWDFNAGNIPEEPRDVSAAAIICSALFELSEHLGDEGNPYLKKAQEQLHNLSNRTYLAKVGSNGNFLLKHAVGSIPHGAEVDKPLNYADYYFLEAQVRNKNFTFN
- a CDS encoding Gfo/Idh/MocA family oxidoreductase; the protein is MKSPMNRRDFIKSTAIAGAAASMMPTSLFGSSSSKLQIGVIGTGFRGQGMVGLLLNRPDVDIPVICDIDDRMLEMVLKVFAKQGRPVPKIYKDGPEDFRNMVAKEDLDGVYIATPWEWHHPMAMAAMENGLHVGTEVPAALTVKECWDLVNTSEKTGKLCMIMENVNYRRDIMAVLNMVRQGLFGELLHCQGGYQHDLRHVKFNNGEGAYGGGVEFGEKGFSEAKWRTQHSVDRNADLYPTHGLGPVSPMLDINRGNKMIHLTSTATQSRGLHKYVVENGGEDHPNAKVDFKLGDVVTTVIKCANGQTIMLSHDTNSPRPYSLNFRVQGTQGIWMKDNKSIYIEGTSPQAHRWESDEEYLKKYDHPLWKKFEDQASGAGHGGMDFFVVRAFVEALKGDQTPVIDVYDAVSMSVIVPLSEKSIRLDSTSVKIPDFTRGKWKTNKPIFGLDDRY